The genome window ttgggcatttgtttttgtgacgcggttgcgttctgttctaagaattgcctcagtaaagtgctttgtccactcatctctgctctcctgcgcctgacttccatgcaccagctacacccatcGTTGACAGTGTCTCAattaccagatctcaacccatttGAACACTTATGaaagattctggagcggcgcctgagaccgCATTTTCTAccaccaacaaaacaccaaatgattgAATTTCTCATGAAAGAATgttgtcgcatccctccaatagagttccagacacttgtagcaTCTATGCCAAGGCTCAttaaagctgttctggcagcttgtggtggcccaacgccctgttaagacactttatgttggtgttcactttattttggcagttatctgCATATAAGGATAGAGGTGAATTGGACATGAATTTAGATGCACCTGCTTATCATATATGAGGCAGAATAATCTGCACAATCCTCCTCTGTCTCTTACAGCTGCGATTCACACTCTCATTAGATTTTCTCTCTCGACTTGACACATCCCTTTCACATCCGCTCTGGTTCCCATCACAGCAAGGTCGCACCCATCCAGTCCCAGCATTGGTTTTTCTAACCTCTCTAGGCCATCACAAATAGACATACACACTAAGAAACACACCGCTGTGTACAATAGCTACATCATATTGGCCATCTCCCTCCATGTAGTTACTGTAAGCATTCTAAAACTCCACCTGACCcagataccacacacacacacacacacacacacacacacctgcaaaaTGGAACAAATAGAAGTTCAATAACATAAAATAAATGGCAAACCAATAACACAATCCCATGCTATTACTGCACAGTAGCCTACCTTTGTGTGATCACCAGGACAAGACAATGGACCAAGAAATACATTTCCTCCCACATTCATTTAGTGACTCTTCAACATAGTTAGAAGCCTATAGTGGTGGTGCTTGACACTCTGGTAGTCTTTGCCTAATCATCAATGACCCCTGGTGGATATGGAGCATCAATGCATCTTATCGTGTGTGTcaatactatatatatatgtgaGCTTGTACGCATTAAATCACCCCAGAATCGACCAAATAGAGATTTTATTTAGATTGACATATTTGCTAGAGGCAAAATATACGCTCCAGTATGGAAAATAAGATATTATTGGGTTGGGGtggatgacacacacactggtgttGGGGTGGACAGCGGATCTGTCTCACGCAGAAGGCATCTTGCCGTGAACCCGGAAGCGATACACACATGTGTAGTCCTGGTGACCCCAGTTGCTGAGGATACGGAGCTCCACATAGCGATACACACTGTTAGGGTTCTGAGAGAGAGAAGTCCACTGTTATAATCATTTTGACACTTTTATTATATCAGCCTGCCTGTTGCATAAACAATCACCCCAAAAGTTAAACTGCTTAAAGCCAAATGAAATTGGAATAATCTGTGTCAATGTCTGGAATCATGTTATCTGTATCTCTACCACGTGTATCTCTACCATGTGTATCCCCACAGGGCACAGACGTCAAGTCAACGTCCATTCCACTTTGGTTCAACATCATTTTATTggaatgacgtggaaacaacgttgattcaaccagtgtgtgcccagcggGTCTCTACCATGTGTATCTCTAATATCTCTTTGTTAGTGTCTGACTCACAGGCAGTTTAAATGTCTGGATTGGATCCCCAGCCTGGTTAAACATGAAAGTCCCGAGCAGGGTTCCCTCTTCACTGTCAGTAGTCAtgccctacacacacagagagagagcgagagagagagagagagagagagagagagagagagcgagagagagagcaagagagagagagttaattaAAGGTACTCAGCATAACACTCTAAAAACATTCCTGTGTGGTTCTGATCAAATATACAGGGGTCAGAGGTGGCTCACGTAGACGGCGAAGTCCTTAGGAGCGCTGTCTATGTGTCCGGTGGGAGAGACGGCGGTGGAGATGTGCTCCATGGTAACGTAGGTGACGTGGACAGGGTGAGACAGAGCCACAGTCATGGTGCCCTGGGCCCCGTGGAAAGGCCAACACTTACCAGGCTGCACCAGCTGGCCCtttggagaggagagaaagggaaaagTAGGGGGGAAGCAAGACAGAGGAGTGTCAGGCTGATAGTGATCTTTAAAGTGCATTCAATCATGGTCACATTACATTACAGTTtacaaaggaaggagagagacagacggagggagagaaagtgtGAGTATAGAAGTGAGgcgggaaagaggaagagagacagagacagagacagagagagagagagagagaaagagagagagaggtacttaCCTGAATTACAGTCCGGGGGCTCTCTGATGGAAACCACAGGGGAATCCCCAGGAAACTCACTCGGGCCGAACCGGTCTTATATGTCTCAGAGCACCGACTAGTTACAAtgctgccacctacacacacacacacacacacacacacacacacacagtgagctctGAGCATATTGAATAATATAGTCTATACCATGGATCAtgaactagattcagccgtgggcaGATTTTTTCGTGAGCGGATGATCGAGGGGCTTGAACATAAAATAAttccaaacagatataatatttgacaaaaacatgatcacttcaaaccttgcttacatttgtatacgatcatgtGTCTCTCTAtaatgcgtgggaatacttgggaacagatttattTTATGTCATtgtcacacactgtatatagacttttcttctattgtgttattgactgtacgcttgtttattccatgtgtaactctgtgttgttgtttgtgtcgcactgctttgctttatcttggccagatcgcagttgtaaatgagaacttgttctcaactagcgtacctggttaaataaaggtgaaaaaaataaaactttttttttttaaatgtgcccccccccaaacaaaGTGATCAGTGATGATGTCACAAACCTTGGGACTCGAGGGCGAAGTTGGGCATTTTGTCAGCCAGTGGACGACTGCAGTCTTTCACCACCTGTTTCACATCCTGTCTCtcatcctgacacacacacacacaaacaaacatacatttacacacaattctatcacatttcatgttaatttgtggggaaaataatacaaaatatcaAAAAAATTCTACATCTACAGTTCCTTGCAaaggtattcatcccccttggcgtttttcctattttgttgcattacaacctgtaatttaaaaaaatatatatttggatttcatgtaatggacatacacaaaatagtacaaattggttaagtgaaaaaaaaaaaaaaacgtatttcaaaaaatacaaaataaaaaaaatggaaaagtggtgcatgcatatgtattcaccccctttgctatgaagcccctaaataagatctggtgcaaccaattacattcagaagtcacataattagttaaataaagtccacctgtgtgcaatctaagtgtcacatgatctcagtatatatacacctgttctgaaaggacccagagtctgcaacaccaccaagcaagcggcaccatgaagaccaaggagctctccaaacaggtcagggacaaagttgtggagaagtacatatcaggtttgggttataaaaaaatatccaaaactttgaacatcccacggagcaccattaaatccattattaaaaaatggaaagaatatggcactacaaacctgccaagagagggccgcccaccaaaactcatggaccaggcaaggagggcattaatcagaggcaacaaagagactaaagataaccctgaaggagcggcaaagctccacagtggagattagAGTATCTGTCCATTGGACCAATTTAAGCtgcacactccacagagctgggctttacggaagagtggccagaaaaaagacattgcttaaagaaaaaaataagcaaacatgtttggtgttcaccaaaaggcatgtgggagactcctcaaacttatggaagaaggtactctggtcagattagacaaaaatgttgctttttggccatcaagaaaaacgCTATGTTTGGCGTAAACTCAACACCTCTTATcgccccgagaacatcatccccacagtgaagcatgctggtggcagcatcatgctgtggggatgtttttcattggcaaggactgggaaactggtcagaattgaaggaatgatggatggtgctaaatacaggcaaattcttgagggaaacctgtttcagtcttccagagatttgagactgggatgaagattcaccttccagcaggacaatgaccctaattatactgctaaagcaacatttgagtggtttaaggggaaacatttaaatatcttggaatggccaagtcaatgcccagacctcaatccaattgagaatctgtggtatgacttaaagatagctgtacaccagcggaacccatccaacttgaaggagccggagtagttttgccttgaagaatgggcaaaaatcccagtgactagatgtgccaagcttatagagacataccccaagagacgtgcagctgtaattgctgcaaaaggtggctctacaaagtattgactttgggggggtgaatagttctgCATGCTcaattttcagtttttttgtgtcatttcttgtctgtttcacaacaaaaaatatttagcatcttcaaagtggtaggcatgttgtgtaaatcacatgatacaaacccccccgaaaatctattttaattccgggttgtaaggcaacaaaataagaaaaatgccaagggggtgaatactttcgcaagccactgtacctgGGCCAATCTATCTCTGAGCCATTTGCCCATGGCCTCTTTGAACTCAGGGGTCAGGTGTGTGTTGGTTGGTGTCAGAGCGGGAGGAGGCTGGTTCTTTATAGAGGTCACCTGATGCTGCAGCTACAGAAACAGAGAGATTACATATATTATGAaagaaagggtgtgtgtgtgtgtgtgtgtgtgtgtgtgtgtgtgtgtgtgttaccgtgtCGCTGACATCCTCCAGGGCCCTAACTCTTCCTCTGGTAAAGATTAGGTGTTCTTGTAGATCAGCCACCTGCTTGCTGAACTCTGTAGCTTCCTGATCCAGGCGACGATCAAAGCTCACACTCTCAAAGTCCACACTAGAGGCAATACAATACAAACCAATACAACTTTATTTTCGTTTTTGGGAGAGGTTTGTCTTGTAGAATAGAATACAACATAACTTTCAGGAGTAGGagctaggggctaggggttaggggctaggagCTAGGGGCAAGGCACTGAGCTAGTTTCAGGactgacacacactcacctgTCCACCCTCACTCTCATGTCATCAATCTCAGTCTTCACACACCTCAGGTCCTTAGTCATTCTTTGTAACATCTATAGGGGAAGACaaactcaattcaattcaattgtcTTCATTCCTTCCTGAGAGGCAATTATTGACACCTAAATTAAAGAATATTGGAGGAAACAACATTTGGCAGTGTTTTTAAACTTTGAAGGTATGTCAATTTAAAGGCGCGTCTCACCTCGGAAATGTCCCTTTGCTGGTTTTCTTTCTGTTTCATaatttcaatctctctctgcaAGACACACACATGTAACAAGTCAGATAACCAAATGAATATGTCCATCAGGATTGaggtcaattcaatttcaattctaGTCAATTGAGAAAGTTAACCAAACTCCAATTTAAATGAAAAATGTTCATAATTGAAAAGCATAAGAGACTAGGAATTGGAATTATAGTGTACTTCCCTGAAGTgatggaattaaaatggaattgaccccaacctatTTTCggtatgctctctctcttcccaccccttctctctctctccctctctctcttaccagtATAGTATCCATTTGCATTTCGAAAGCTGAATTCATGATAGGAGTTCCATGCTGTAGAAAGAGATTCAACAAGTCCTTATTGGACAATCAGGCTCATAACTTCAATGCTACATTCACCCAAatcaatgcatagataatagacatGAGACAAACAGTAGGGCTAAGAACAGTATTAGACCGATGAAAAACAGGTCCTACCGTAGTCTTTTGAGTCAGGTCAGGTTGAGTCGGTCGGGTCATCAGATTAAGGTTCATGGTGGGGAATGCAGTCGAAAACAGGAATACTGCTGGGAAGACATCGTAGTACTAGTTACACAGAGGACATCAGGTTGATTAGGAGCACATCTAGATGTGTCAAAATGTGATGTAACACTCACCGAAGGTCAGAagaaaggggaggaggaagagcaggatgGCAAACCAGGAAGGCAACCAGGAAGGCAACCATGAACGGGCTACAGGGGGAAACACATAGAGCCAAagctaatactaatactaacaaACAAGGCACAAGCAGAGAGAAAAGCTAACGCTCAGCTAATGCTAACAAACAAACTACGAGCATAgagaccagctgtctctaatgtTGTCTCTCGTACACAAACACATTGCACTCACTGCAGCTAGCACCGGTCCTTGTGCCAATGCCACTAGAGAAGCTCCTGCTGGAGCATGTCCTACGCCTTTGTGGCTCTTCAGAGCAGTAGCCAGAGCTGTAACTCATGCTCGAGAAGCTCAGGCTGGGCTCCAGGGCCACACTGGGGGCCACACTAGGAGGAGACAGGAAGGTCTGCCTTCTCTGGGTGGCCCTCAATGTCGGAGCCAAGTCTGacatagggagggagaggggagaggcagagagagggagataagggaGGTTGAGTATTTtagacatatacagtatattgtgtaTACATATCCAATTATTTCCGATTGACACAAATGTCTAATCCAAGCAATGGGGTTAGAGGGtaggcctggtcccagatctgtttgtgttgtcttgccaactcctatggccaTTGCCATGGCGTGACAATGACCACAGGAGTTGGAAGGACAGAACAAACAGATCTCAGACCAGGCGACTAGTCGACACAAGGAGCTAATAGAGGTTGGCAATGTGAACACCAACTAGCTAGGACAGGAAGTGATGTCTGCAGTACCAATGTCATCAGCATTGATGTTTCTCTCATTGGTGAAGTTGGTGGCACTGACAGTGCTGCTGGCCTGACTTGATCGGGAAGAATCCATATGTCCCCCAGTTCTCTTCTTATTGAAAACCCTGAGAGGGACACACACAGTTTTAACATTGTTCTAACGCTACCGTTCAATACAAAAAAGATCACACGCAAGATGAACTCATACACATAATCACCTGACGGGGCTCTCCCTGtaggagatgctggaggaagacTCGTCATCGGAGGACTGGTTATAGTACCCTCCGGTTACTAGCCTCGCGCTTCTCCTAGGCATGTCTGAGGGGGGGGGGCAAGTGAGATTTATTTATTGATTTCAAATTAGCCTACTTTTAAACAAATAGACCTACTGACTAAAACCAGGCATTTTATCACAGATATAAATAGCCTTCTACTTACCGGAGTCTTGCAATCATAGGCTACAGTAATCTTCGCAGTCTGTAAAATCAGATGTTGCAAGAGCAAGTGAAACTTTGCAAATGAGCCACTGTGTTGAAAACTGCAATTACGCCGTTATTCACATTGTTGCGTAGAAGGAGCACAGGGCACGTCATAATCGGCTCTCTGCCAGTTCTGGAATACTTGATTGACGGGCAGTGCAATCtccaccctaaaccctaaccttaactcctaccctaaccttaaccataaccataacctaACCCTTACCGTAAACCATTAAAATGTCAACTTCGATGGGgtatgtcccaaggatcccggatagcgcTGACCCTTGATTGACAGCGGTCCTCCCGCTCATTCGTCTCCAAATGTCCATTGATTGTTCGAATAAGTAACCCcatgagtttattttatttatttattaggtTTATTTAAAAGGGACCATGCACAATTAATACTAATCTTACAAGAAATTTAATGCATTGTAATTTGAATTATATTTAGCCTAGCTAAACAGCTCATCAAGGCTTCATCTCCCTGGCCCGGGCAGCTGAACAATAGCCTTCATCTTTTCGGTTTATTGGAGTCTCATTATTCAAATTGTAAGCCTATAAACCACTGTAAGAGGGAACATGTGCCAGCCAGGGTGAAATAAATAAGCACAAAAGacactgtatttttttgtaatcAATTATTATTTAATGTGTTATTTGTTTGTAATAatacttttggggggggggagtaggcctaggctacagaCAGAGCCTTCTATTGCATTAAAAGGCTTTGGCTACGGACTGGGCTGAAATTAATTAGATTTCTTCTCAACATCTCACTTCGTCATGACAACCGTTAAAGAGCCAAAACCCCGTGTTTGTCACCACTGCCGCGGCGCTCCACTCTCAACACCAGTCACCGCCCGCAACAGTTTTTTATGAAGTTTCATTCTTGAGAGAACCGGACCGCACCGGACTAGTCACCCCAGAGCGATGCACCGCGCAATTCACTGTTGTTTTTCTAGACACCGTTTGAGCAGCATACAGATAAGAAAACGTTTTTGTGAAAGAAAAAGCTGTCTGACAAACGTGCTGTGGTAGCAGGTAAGTTTTATTGTTTTTGCGTTGTGTTATTTAACAACTCTTGAGAATAATTAAGGCATCTGATTTAATAACTGATTAACTTTAAATTCAAATCTTAGCCTAACTATTGGCTACTGAAATATTGCATTCCAATGTCAAACTCACATAAATGTGTAACACAATGCGAATGACACTTCCAATATTCTGTTGTGCACTTTTCCTCTAGCGTACCCTACCTGTCATAACCAGGGCACACTGGTATACTGACTAGACTACTGCCTAATATATGGCAGTGTGTGTCAGGGGGATGAAGAAAACAACCAGGAGCCAGAAACGTCCTCTCATTCAGTTAAATCTACAGTCAACGACATGTCACATATTACTCTATTACCTTAAACTATATTAAACAAGTAGTTTTGAATCATATTATCTTTCAGCAGGGTAGGGTAACCACTTTTAACTTTGTTTAACAAAGGTCTCTGTAACAGTTCTAAACCACAAGACTTGTTGGTTGGGGGGAAAACTGTACTGGATTGAATTGGAGGCCAGTTTTAGAAATAGTCTGTCTCCTATAAAGTGCTCTTTTTCCTCTCACTTCCTTTTCTGATTATCTTGTCTCTTTCCCAACAGTCAAATCTCCTACACCAGTGTTTTTTAAATGTTGGGTCTGGTCCCACTGGAGGGCTGCAACTGATTCCTTTCAGGTCTGGATCCTGGCGCAATAAGCATTGGAGTTGGTGACAGCAGAATCACTATTCCACCATTTTGTTAGTCAGTCCTTCACCCAGCATAAGCCATGTTCAGCCTGTCAGAGCTGGCCTCTCTGAGTGAGCGTCAGGGCAGCTCCAAGCTGCTGAAGCCCTGGTGGGAGGTCTTCATGGAGTACCTGGTGGTGCTGATGCTCATGGTATCTGTGTTGTCAGGCACCCTGTTGCTATCTCGAGACAGGGTGGTGTGTCTCCCCCTGGACCTCACTACCACCTCCACTAACCAGAATACCTCCTCCAGCAGTGGTGCCGTACCTCAACCCCATCCCCCTAACAGGCCCCCCACCAAACCATCCCCCATACCAGCCAGCCCTTGGACCCCTGCTAGGGGCAGACGCACCCACCTGGACTACCAGCAGTATGTCTACATTAGCCACGTGTGCTACCACAAGGCCCTGCCCTGGTACTCCCGCTTCTTCCCCTATGTGGCTCTACTCCAGTCCCTGGTGCTATTGGCCAGCGGTTGCTTCTGGTTCCACTTCCCCCTCACCTCCGCCCGCATAGAGCACTTCCTGACCATCCTGGCCAAGTGCTGTGAGTCTCCCTGGACCTCCCGCGCCCTGTCCCATGCCGCCCgccaggaggagggaggggaggagacaggccCCCAGGATCTCCAAACGCCTCCTCCTACTCTCCTGTCTTCACCCTCCGTAATCCGCAACCGCCAGTCCAGCCTGGACTCAGGCACAGACAGCCCCCTGCTGGTGAGATCGGATAGCGCGTCCACTGCCGCCCCTCCCTCGCCctgcccctccactctctcccggacttcctctctgtcctccatgtctctgtcccgGGCCCGTGTCCCGGCTTCCAAATCCCCTGTGGTGCTGGATGGTTCACGGCAGGTTGCCAGTTTGGACCGGCGTGACGGGGAGCAGGCCAGGGCACTGTTCGAGAGGGTGCGCCGCTTCCGCTCCCACTGTGAGAACTCTGAAGTCATCTACAAGGTCAGGGGTCATTTACTGAACGTGTCTGAACTATTTTTTGATGTATCTGTTTACCATACCACACCTTCACAATCACCATCCCTGTTTTCTGCTCTCTCCTGCTGTAGGTGTACTTGGCCCAGACGGTGTTCAAgctgctgctggtggtgctgATAGTGGCCTACACCACCCCTCTGATGAGCTCCATCTCGTTCACCCACACCTGCCTGCCCCAGGCCCATGCCCTGACTGGCTACAGTGCCTTTGAGTGTACCCATGCCCTGGCCTCTGTCCTCCACAAGTTGCTGCTGGCCTACGTCAGCCTGGTGGGGCTCTTTGGCCTGCTGAGCATCTACACCCTCAGCTGGATCCTCCACAGGTCTGGATAGCAGATTAGTGGCAACATTTTTACGAGTGTTGTGACtgtaatttgcattttattttcCCATCTATTTTAATTTGCTTTGCTCTGCAgccagtggtataaagtacttacggtaattaaaaatactttaaagtactacttaagtagtttgctttactttactatttatattttttactaacttttacttttacttctctACATTCTTaaggaaaataatgtactttttactcctgacacccaaaagtacttgttacatttcgaatgcttagcatgATAGGAAAACAGTCCAAATCACGCAATTctcaaaagaacatccctggtcatccgtaCTGCATCtggtctggcagactcactaaacataaaatGCTTCATTAGGTAATGaagtctgaatgttggagtgtgcccctggctatcagtaaatgaaaaaaactagaaaatcatgctgtctggtttgcttaatacaaAGActgtgaaattatttatacttttacttttgatacttaagtatatttaaaaccgaatacttttagacttttactccagtaagtagtattttactgggtgactttcacttttacttgattcattttctattaaggtatctatacttttactcaagtatgacaatttggtactttttccactactgtcTGCAGCATATTACACTCTTAGTACCTTTGTTGTTAACTATACAGTGCTCTGTTTGTGGTTGTGCACCCCTCAGCTCCCTGCGTCAATACTCCTTTAACAAACTGAGGGAGCTGGGCTCCATGAGGGATGTCCCTGACTTATGTAATGACCTGGCCTTCCTGTTACACATGGCTGACCAGTACGACCCCCTGCTGGCCCAGCGCCTTTCCGTCTTCCTGTCACCCGTCAGTGAGACACGCCTGCTGGAGGAGAGCCTGGAGAGGCGCTGGGGTGCCGAGAGGCTGCGCTCCATGACCACGGTCGACCCAGAGGGACGGCCCCTGCTGCAGTTGGTGGCCCTGCCGCGCCTGCCCCCCGCCCTCTTCACCCTCAGCCAGCTGGTGGTGCTCAAGCTGGAGCTCATCACAGACGCCAAGCTCCCTGCACAGGTGGCCAACATGACCTCACTCAGGTGAGCCATATAGCCAACAATGAAGCCACCAAATATTAAAATAATCTACATGCAATATACACTTTATAGAAGTGTTTGGTTTGGTGTGTTCTAGACAAGGGGCTTCAACTGTTTTATATGTCACAACAGGGAGCTTCATTTGTACCACTGTACTGCAGCCATGCAGCCTGGTGCTCTGGTGGTTCTGCAGGAGCGTCTGGAGGCCCTGCACCTCACCTTCACCCAGGCTGCAGAGATCCCTGGCTGGGTCTACTCTCTCCGCGGCCTGCAGGAGCTGCACCTTTCTGGCCGGCTGGGCTGCGAGGGCGGGGTGGGCCGTGGCTGGGCCCTGGGAAGCCTCCGGCAGCTCCGTCACCTCCGGGTGCTGGTCCTGAGGGGCATGCTGCAGCGTGTGCCCGGGGAGCTGGGGGAGTTGGCAGGGAGCCTGGTGAGGCTGGAGATCCACAACGAGGGCTCCAGGCTGCTGGTGCTGACGGGCCTGCGGCGTGTGGCCGGTCTGACCGAGTTGCAGCTGCAGGACTGCCACCTGGAGCGCCTGCCCTCTGCCCTGCTGGCCCTCACCAGCCTGCGCACCCTGGACCTGCAGCACAACAGCCTGCGCACCCTGGAGGAGCTCCTAGGGCTGGCGCACATCCGCCGCCTCTCCTGCCTCAGGCTGGCCCATAACCGTGTTCTGGCCCTACCGGCTAGTGTTGGTGTACTGCGTGCTCTGGAGCTCCTGGACCTGGGGTACAACCAGCTCCAGAGCCTTCCCCCGGCCCTCTTCAACCTCCACCACCTACGTCGCCTCCTACTGGCTGGAAACCTGCTGGATGAGCTGCCAGCAGAGGTAGGAGCGCTGACATTTCTCACCGAGCTGGACCTGAGTGGGAACAGGCTGGAGAGTCTGCCTCCAGAGCTCTTCAGTCGCTGTTTGGAGCTGCGGAGCCTGAATGTATCCCACAACTCCTTGGGTTCCCTGCCTCCAGGGCTGAGCAACCTGAGCCAGCTGTCCCGCCTGGATCTGCGCAGCAACAGTCTGGAAGAGCtgcccatggagctgggctgCTGTTCAGGACTGCATGGAGAAGGTCTGCTGGTGGAGGACTGGCTGCTCCATGCACTGCCACGACATGTGAAGGAGTTCCTAACCCAGCCTGGCTCTCATACCTGCAAATCCTTAGAATCACACTCCCGTCCAGACTCAGATAGCTTCCCCTACTTCTCAGCTACCCAGTGGAGTTTCTCCTCCGCTCTGGAATCACGGATATAGAACTGGAGATTAATATTGTCTAACCTGTCATAGAATACATTCAACATCTTGTAGTGTTTGTATTGTTTCGGacaattcatatatttttttactgcttattttatttctgacattttattttttaccacCTATTTTTCTTCTTGACCACTCTTTTCTATGTTTATCACTTGTTGAGTTTGTGGGGTACATCACTGCAGCGTTGACACATCCACAATCTTCCTAGACAAAAAGTGATTTTACATGAAAGTCCATAGACTTTGCTGCAGTAAAACGTTTGATACCTTATGTCCCTGTACAGTTTATATAACATCCATATATGTAACCCTGTGGAAAAACTGAGAAGTCTTTGCTTCCACTTTGAGAGTCCTCTATTCATTTAATTTCAAGGTAAAAACAGTACTTTGAAGGAGGCTGCATAAGACTGGATGAATGCATGTCCTGCTACACTAGATTAGACATTGACATGAAACGATTGTTATTATCTCCACGGTGGAGCTCAGGGTTCCCTCCACAGGCTTACAGAAACTCTGGGCTTTCTGGGACTTGTTTGTCTGAGTAGGAAAATACCCTGAGCTTCAATGAGCTTATGAAGTTTAAAGGCCTAAACTGTACATGTGGAAAGACTGAAATTGGACAGACTGACTTAAACAACCAATAAGATTAAAATTAACATTTATTCCTACTTGTTTTGCACATTTAATCTTCAAAA of Salmo trutta chromosome 1, fSalTru1.1, whole genome shotgun sequence contains these proteins:
- the LOC115201396 gene encoding volume-regulated anion channel subunit LRRC8D; translation: MFSLSELASLSERQGSSKLLKPWWEVFMEYLVVLMLMVSVLSGTLLLSRDRVVCLPLDLTTTSTNQNTSSSSGAVPQPHPPNRPPTKPSPIPASPWTPARGRRTHLDYQQYVYISHVCYHKALPWYSRFFPYVALLQSLVLLASGCFWFHFPLTSARIEHFLTILAKCCESPWTSRALSHAARQEEGGEETGPQDLQTPPPTLLSSPSVIRNRQSSLDSGTDSPLLVRSDSASTAAPPSPCPSTLSRTSSLSSMSLSRARVPASKSPVVLDGSRQVASLDRRDGEQARALFERVRRFRSHCENSEVIYKVYLAQTVFKLLLVVLIVAYTTPLMSSISFTHTCLPQAHALTGYSAFECTHALASVLHKLLLAYVSLVGLFGLLSIYTLSWILHSSLRQYSFNKLRELGSMRDVPDLCNDLAFLLHMADQYDPLLAQRLSVFLSPVSETRLLEESLERRWGAERLRSMTTVDPEGRPLLQLVALPRLPPALFTLSQLVVLKLELITDAKLPAQVANMTSLRELHLYHCTAAMQPGALVVLQERLEALHLTFTQAAEIPGWVYSLRGLQELHLSGRLGCEGGVGRGWALGSLRQLRHLRVLVLRGMLQRVPGELGELAGSLVRLEIHNEGSRLLVLTGLRRVAGLTELQLQDCHLERLPSALLALTSLRTLDLQHNSLRTLEELLGLAHIRRLSCLRLAHNRVLALPASVGVLRALELLDLGYNQLQSLPPALFNLHHLRRLLLAGNLLDELPAEVGALTFLTELDLSGNRLESLPPELFSRCLELRSLNVSHNSLGSLPPGLSNLSQLSRLDLRSNSLEELPMELGCCSGLHGEGLLVEDWLLHALPRHVKEFLTQPGSHTCKSLESHSRPDSDSFPYFSATQWSFSSALESRI
- the LOC115204191 gene encoding SUN domain-containing protein 2 isoform X1, translating into MPRRSARLVTGGYYNQSSDDESSSSISYRESPVRVFNKKRTGGHMDSSRSSQASSTVSATNFTNERNINADDIDLAPTLRATQRRQTFLSPPSVAPSVALEPSLSFSSMSYSSGYCSEEPQRRRTCSSRSFSSGIGTRTGASCTRSWLPSWLPSWFAILLFLLPFLLTFAVFLFSTAFPTMNLNLMTRPTQPDLTQKTTHGTPIMNSAFEMQMDTILREIEIMKQKENQQRDISEMLQRMTKDLRCVKTEIDDMRVRVDSVDFESVSFDRRLDQEATEFSKQVADLQEHLIFTRGRVRALEDVSDTLQHQVTSIKNQPPPALTPTNTHLTPEFKEAMGKWLRDRLAQDERQDVKQVVKDCSRPLADKMPNFALESQGGSIVTSRCSETYKTGSARVSFLGIPLWFPSESPRTVIQGQLVQPGKCWPFHGAQGTMTVALSHPVHVTYVTMEHISTAVSPTGHIDSAPKDFAVYGMTTDSEEGTLLGTFMFNQAGDPIQTFKLPNPNSVYRYVELRILSNWGHQDYTCVYRFRVHGKMPSA
- the LOC115204191 gene encoding SUN domain-containing protein 2 isoform X2, with the translated sequence MPRRSARLVTGGYYNQSSDDESSSSISYRESPVRVFNKKRTGGHMDSSRSSQASSTVSATNFTNERNINADDIDLAPTLRATQRRQTFLSPPSVAPSVALEPSLSFSSMSYSSGYCSEEPQRRRTCSSRSFSSGIGTRTGASCTRSWLPSWLPSWFAILLFLLPFLLTFVFLFSTAFPTMNLNLMTRPTQPDLTQKTTHGTPIMNSAFEMQMDTILREIEIMKQKENQQRDISEMLQRMTKDLRCVKTEIDDMRVRVDSVDFESVSFDRRLDQEATEFSKQVADLQEHLIFTRGRVRALEDVSDTLQHQVTSIKNQPPPALTPTNTHLTPEFKEAMGKWLRDRLAQDERQDVKQVVKDCSRPLADKMPNFALESQGGSIVTSRCSETYKTGSARVSFLGIPLWFPSESPRTVIQGQLVQPGKCWPFHGAQGTMTVALSHPVHVTYVTMEHISTAVSPTGHIDSAPKDFAVYGMTTDSEEGTLLGTFMFNQAGDPIQTFKLPNPNSVYRYVELRILSNWGHQDYTCVYRFRVHGKMPSA